A window of the Cucurbita pepo subsp. pepo cultivar mu-cu-16 chromosome LG01, ASM280686v2, whole genome shotgun sequence genome harbors these coding sequences:
- the LOC111780045 gene encoding putative ABC1 protein At2g40090, giving the protein MVARSLWRAGAKVAMAATAIGGGAAAASIAASDDPSMALKLCTTVPVRLVRLSFTVATVAFDYEYSLWRLAEGSSEREKVKHEVHLRSARRIQELCFKNGGIYIKLGQHISQLEYLVPQEYVQIMREYMLNRCPVSPYDQVCEVVKRELGETPDKIFSEFNPDPIASASLAQVHVARTHDGQKVAVKVQHTHMTDTAAADHASVALIVNTIYRLFPSVDYRWLVDEISESLPKELDFLGEARNSEKCLDNFRKLSPHIADYVYAPKVYWNLSTSKLLTMEFMDGAQINDVRAIQRLGIQPSEVAKLVSHTFAEMIYKHGFVHCDPHAANLLVRPLPSGKRSICGKRKPQLVLLDHGLYKVLDSNIRFNYASLWKALIFSDAEAIKENSKKLGAGEDLYALFAGILTMKPWNRVVDPAVDHLVIQGTDDERSELQMYASQYFPQISELLRKLPRVILLMLKTNDCLRAVNNSLLQGSSLETFLIIGKVSSEAVIEAKLAENKSFACWLNVWLDEVMLEARIFTLQLALWLLNLKKTLLW; this is encoded by the exons ATGGTCGCGAGGTCCCTGTGGCGCGCCGGAGCGAAGGTCGCGATGGCGGCCACCGCAATAGGTGGTGGTGCCGCAGCGGCCTCCATAGCTGCCTCCGACGACCCCTCTATGGCTCTTAAGCTCTGCACCACCGTCCCGGTCCGCCTCGTTCGCCTTTCGTTCACCGTCGCTACCGTTGCCTTCG ATTACGAATATTCACTGTGGAGATTAGCTGAAGGGAGTAGTGAGAGGGAAAAAGTTAAGCATGAAGTACACCTTAGATCTGCTCGCAGAATTCAAGAGTTATGCTTCAAAAATGGAGGAATATATATTAAGCTTGGTCAGCATATCAGTCAGTTG GAGTATTTGGTGCCCCAAGAATATGTCCAGATAATGAGAGAATATATGTTGAACAGATGCCCAGTATCCCCATACGATCAAGTGTGTGAAGTGGTCAAGAGAGAGCTTGGTGAAACACCGGATAAG ATCTTTTCTGAATTTAATCCTGATCCAATAGCTAGTGCTTCCCTTGCTCAAGTGCATGTTGCTCGCACCCACGATGGGCAGAAAGTTGCTGTGAAG GTGCAGCACACTCATATGACTGATACTGCGGCTGCAGATCATGCTAGTGTTGCATTAATTGTGAATACCATATATCGACTTTTTCCTTCTGTTGATTATAG GTGGTTGGTTGATGAGATCAGTGAAAGTTTGCCAAAG GAACTTGATTTCTTAGGCGAGGCCAGGAACAGTGAGAAATGTCTGGATAACTTTCGGAAGTTGTCTCCTCATATTGCGGACTATGTGTATGCTCCAAAGGTCTATTGGAACTTAAGTACCTCAAAGTTATTGACCATGGAGTTTATGGATGGTGCTCAAATAAATGATGTTCGGGCCATTCAGAGGCTTGGGATTCAACCATCAGAAGTTGCAAAATTA GTTAGTCATACATTTGCTGAGATGATATATAAGCATGGATTTGTGCACTGTGACCCTCATGCTGCAAACTTGCTTGTCCGTCCCTTGCCTTCTGGCAAAAGGAGCATATGTG GCAAGAGGAAGCCACAGTTGGTACTTTTGGACCATGGGCTGTACAAAGTTCTCGACTCCAACATAAGATTTAACTATGCTTCCCTTTGGAAG GCTTTAATATTTTCTGATGCTGAGGCAATAAAGGAAAACAGCAAGAAATTGGGTGCTGGGGAAGATCTTTATGCATTGTTTGCTGGAATTCTTACCATGAAACCTTGGAATCGAGTTGTTGACCCAGCAGTTGACCATTTGGTCATTCAAGGAACTGACGATGAACGTTCAGAACTACAG atGTATGCTTCACAGTATTTTCCCCAAATCTCAGAGCTCCTTAGGAAATTACCACGTGTAATTTTGTTGATGCTGAAGACAAATGATTGTTTGAGGGCGGTTAACAATTCTCTG TTGCAGGGATCTTCCCTGGAGACATTCCTCATCATTGGGAAGGTATCATCTGAAGCAGTTATCGAGGCAAAATTAGCAGAAAATAAGTCGTTTGCATGTTGGTTAAATGTTTGGTTAGATGAAGTAATGTTGGAAGCTCGAATCTTCACATTGCAGCTAGCTTTATGGCttttaaatctcaaaaaaaCTTTACTTTGGTGA
- the LOC111781062 gene encoding zonadhesin — MNRSFRALESQIQAPAKPRQQQVGGLRASVMKDKEEELALFLEMRKREKERNDLLSNNVEEFDAPLGTKPGTSPIFNISSATPAPTRKTGADDFLNSDNDKNDYDWLLTPPGTPLFPSLEPDSERVSMRHATPMGRSNVLKSRLGNLQQEPTTTRSNLVPKQATSSPGLNSSSVGTRRPSSSGGPGSRPATPTGRPTLTTTSRTSRSSTPTSRATLPSNKPVVSSAKLAATSNKLAVASAKPTATMSKPTVSSARSSVPSRSSTSTRTARSSTPTSRPTVPPAKPTSRASTPTRRPSTPSSAPSAPVSLVKSSSSISRPSPTASRNQAPSRGASPTVKSRPWNPSEMPGFSLDAPPNLRTSLPERPLSATRGRPGAPSARSSSVEPVPNGRPRRQSCSPSRGRAPNGSIHLSGGSVPAINRMHSKANDNISPVLIGTKMVERVISMRKLVPPKQDDKHSPHGNLSGKSSSPDSTGFGRTLSKKSLDMAIRHMDIRRSIPGNLRPLMTNIPASSMYSVRSGPSRSRNISVSDSPLATSSNASSEMSVNNNGLCLDSHEIDDEIGSERGGRSPRSLCAR; from the exons ATGAATCGTAGTTTTAGGGCTTTGGAATCGCAAATACAAGCTCCGGCAAAGCCGCGGCAGCAGCAAGTTGGAGGACTGAGGGCGTCGGTTATGAAAGATAAGGAGGAGGAGCTTGCGTTGTTTTTAGAAATGAGAAAGCGTGAGAAAGAGAGGAATGATCTTCTCTCTAATAACGTGGAAGAGTTCGATGCGCCTTTAG GAACAAAACCAGGAACTTCtccaatatttaatatctcaTCAGCTACCCCAGCTCCTACTCGCAAGACTGGTGCCGATGATTTTCTTAATTCTGACaatgataaaaatgattatgatTG GCTCCTAACTCCTCCTGGAACTCCTCTTTTTCCATCTTTGGAACCAGACTCAGAAAGGGTCTCAATGAGACATGCTACTCCAATGGGTCGATCCAATGTGCTGAAATCTAGA CTCGGAAATCTCCAACAAGAACCTACTACTACGAGGAGCAACTTGGTCCCAAAACAAGCAACTTCTTCTCCAGGATTGAACTCCTCAAGTGTAGGCACACGTCGTCCTTCATCATCCGGAGGTCCTGGATCAAGACCTGCTACCCCAACTGGACGCCCTACATTAACCACAACATCTAGAACTTCCAGATCCTCAACGCCTACTTCCCGTGCAACTTTGCCTTCAAATAAACCAGTAGTTTCCTCGGCTAAGCTTGCAGCAACTTCTAATAAGCTGGCAGTTGCCTCAGCCAAGCCAACAGCTACCATGAGTAAGCCTACGGTTTCGTCTGCTAGGTCCTCAGTTCCTTCAAGATCTTCTACTTCAACAAGAACAGCAAGATCATCAACCCCGACTTCCAGACCTACTGTACCTCCAGCTAAGCCCACATCAAGGGCCTCAACTCCAACTCGTCGGCCATCCACACCATCTAGTGCACCAAGTGCACCTGTTTCCTTAGTCAAGTCTTCATCATCAATTTCAAGGCCATCCCCAACAGCGTCAAGGAATCAAGCACCATCAAGGGGAGCTTCCCCAACAGTAAAATCCAGACCATGGAATCCTTCAGAGATGCCTGGTTTCTCACTCGATGCTCCACCCAATTTAAGAACATCACTTCCTGAAAGGCCACTTTCAGCCACAAGGGGTCGGCCTGGAGCACCCAGTGCACGATCTTCTTCTGTAGAACCTGTTCCGAATGGTAGGCCAAGAAGACAATCTTGCTCTCCGTCTAGAGGACGTGCACCTAATGGAAGTATTCATCTCAGTGGAGGTTCTGTCCCTGCAATTAACCGTATGCATTCTAAAGCTAATGACAACATAAGCCCTGTATTAATAGGGACGAAAATGGTTGAAAGGGTTATAAGCATGCGCAAATTGGTCCCTCCCAAGCAAGATGACAAACATTCACCTCATGGGAATCTGTCTGGGAAGTCTTCATCACCAGATAGCACTGGCTTTGGGAGAACACTATCTAAGAAGTCTCTGGATATGGCAATAAGACACATG GATATAAGACGAAGCATTCCAGGTAATTTACGCCCATTGATGACAAATATTCCAGCTTCTTCAATGTATAGCGTACGGTCTGGGCCATCTCGAAGCAGAAATATCAGTGTTTCAGACTCCCCTCTTGCCACGAGCAGCAACGCTAGTTCTGAAATGAGTGTCAATAATAATGGACTCTGTCTAGATTCACATGAAATTGACGATGAAATTGGCAGCGAGAGAGGAGGTCGATCACCCCGCAGCTTGTGCGCTAGGTGA
- the LOC111804884 gene encoding arginyl-tRNA--protein transferase 2-like — protein MSDASSSTIGGAERGESVVYDCGRRKSSCGYCKSGSRGSVTHGLWADNLTVDDYQDLLDRGWRRSGCYLYKPEMERTCCPSYTIRLKASDFVPSKDQLRVFRRFQRFLDGELEQDNPVENTEASSASKNCSYALNGDSHSVEKNSLSFKNKENEEGRFILHLSDQVDEAISLFSEKGDLPRNIPFPRASVKRVSHVKKKLLVQGSKDLDIRQAIPPSGRSYLENQLLRYKRVVGKELSERIVYTLR, from the exons ATGAGCGACGCGAGCAGTAGCACAATTGGTGGTGCGGAGAGAGGGGAAAGCGTTGTTTATGACTGTGGAAGACGAAAATCTTCTTGTGGCTACTGCAAATCGGGTTCTCGTGGCAGCGTCACTCACG GTTTATGGGCAGATAATCTTACTGTTGATGACTACCAAG ATCTCCTTGATCGTGGCTGGAGAAGATCTGGCTGTTATCTCTACAAACCTGAGATGGAAAGGACATGTTGCCCTTCTTATACAATTCGTTTGAAGGCATCAGACTTTGTTCCATCTAAAGATCAATTACGAGTGTTTAGACGGTTTCAAAG GTTTTTGGATGGAGAGTTGGAACAAGATAATCCAGTGGAGAACACAGAAGCTTCAAGTGCTTCCAAGAACTGTAGCTATGCACTTAATGGAGATTCTCACTCAGTAGAAAAGAACTCACTGtcctttaaaaataaagaaaacgaGGAAGGCCGCTTTATACTTCATCTGTCTGATCAGGTCGATGAAGCCATAAGCTTATTCTCCGAAAAAGGCGATCTTCCCCGTAACATACCGTTTCCAAGAGCGTCTGTCAAAAGGGTTTCCCATGTAAAGAAGAAACTGCTGGTTCAAGGATCAAAGGATCTT GACATACGACAAGCCATCCCCCCCTCTGGGAGAAGTTACTTGGAAAATCAGTTGCTTAGATACAAAAGAGTGGTTGGTAAAGAGCTCTCGGAAAGGATAGTTTATACCCTTCGGTGA
- the LOC111808577 gene encoding protein yippee-like isoform X2 — MGRLFVVSLEGRIYSCKHCRTHLALYEDIVSKSFQCRHGKAYLFNKVVNVTVGVKETRMMMTGMHTVADIFCVGCGSIVGWTYETAFEKNQKYKEGKSVLERFKVSGPGGTSYWVSHARSHEVAHGGGSDADEA; from the exons ATGGGGAGGTTGTTCGTGGTGAGCCTCGAAGGAAGGATCTATAGCTGCAAGCACTGCCGGACCCATCTTGCTCTTTATGAGGACATCGTTTCCAAG TCTTTCCAATGCAGACATGGGAAAGCTTACCTCTTCAATAAAGT AGTGAATGTCACTGTTGGAGTAAAAGAAACGAGAATGATGATGACGGGGATGCATACCGTTGCTGATATCTTCTGCGTTGGCTGTGGATCAATTGTGGGATGGACATAC GAAACTGCCTTTGAAAAGAACCAGAAGTACAAAGAAGGCAAGTCAGTATTGGAGCG GTTCAAAGTGTCAGGCCCTGGTGGAACCAGTTATTGGGTCAGCCATGCTCGAAGTCATGAAGTAGCACATGGTGGAGGAAGTGATGCAGATGAagcttga
- the LOC111793575 gene encoding uncharacterized protein LOC111793575 — protein sequence MAPRERIKKRGNLRIDAALDAMNPFGFHPKLVRDTVKELLSVYGGDEGWVFIEEGSYTLLIDTLLEKRKDGAIEKVHEEDGRIADLQETSEAGCSSNVVNEASTSNPGAEITVKPTEGVISSYVDNEPFRITATVPANDSGN from the exons ATGGCTCCCAGGGAGCGAATTAAAAAG cgGGGTAACTTACGAATTGATGCTGCGCTGGATGCTATGAATCCTTTCGGATTTCATCCGAAGTTGGTTCGTGACACGGTCAAGGAGCTCCTCAGT GTGTATGGAGGAGACGAAGGATGGGTATTCATTGAAGAAGGCTCTTATACTCTCTTGATTGATACCCTTCTCGAGAAACGGAAAGATGGTGCAATAGAGAAG GTTCATGAAGAGGATGGAAGAATTGCAGATCTTCAGGAGACCTCTGAAGCGGGCTGTTCCTCGAATGTTGTTAATGAAGCTTCCACATCTAATCCTGGGGCTGAGATTACCGTGAAACCGACTGAGGGTGTAATCTCATCGTACGTGGACAATGAACCTTTCAGGATCACAGCCACAGTACCTGCAAATGATTCAGGTAACTAG
- the LOC111793550 gene encoding auxin transporter-like protein 2 isoform X1: MDQTVNEQNERDHQEEKPNQAPLSFKSLLWHGGSVYDAWFSCASNQVAQVLLTLPYSFSQLGMLSGIIFQVFYGIIGSWTAYLISILYVEYRTRKEKENVSFKNHVIQWFEVLDGLLGPYWKAAGLAFNCTFLLFGSVIQLIACASNIYYINDKLDKRTWTYIFGACCATTVFIPSFHNYRIWSFLGLGMTTYTAWYLTIAAVLHGQVEGVQHSGPTKMVLYFTGATNILYTFGGHAVTVEIMDAMWKPRKFKFIYLIATLYVFTLTIPSATAVYWAFGDQLLTHSNAFSLLPTNGWRTTAIILMLIHQFITFGFACTPLYFVWEKVIGMHETKSMCLRALARLPVVIPIWFLAIIFPFFGPINSAVGALLVSFTVYIIPSLAHMLTFRSASARQYDMSRKCMFWVQNAAEKLPIFLPSWAGMYVVNSFIVVWVLVIGFGFGGWASMANFIKQVDTFGLFAKCYQCPPQGSTTAHH; encoded by the exons ATGGATCAAACTGTGAATGAACAAAACGAGAGGGATCATCAAGAAGAGAAGCCAAATCAAGCTCCATTGAGCTTCAAAAGCCTCCTCTGGCATGGAGGCTCTGTTTATGATGCTTGGTTCAGCTGCGCATCAAATCAG GTTGCTCAAGTTCTGTTAACGCTGCCATACTCTTTTTCTCAACTGGGTATGCTCTCAGGCATCATATTTCAAGTATTTTACGGCATCATTGGAAGCTGGACAGCCTATTTGATTAGCATTCTTTACGTTGAGTATCGAACTCGTAAGGAAAAAGAGAATGTCAGCTTCAAAAACCATGTCATTCAG TGGTTCGAAGTGCTGGATGGGCTGTTGGGGCCATACTGGAAGGCTGCTGGATTGGCTTTCAACTGcacttttcttctctttggaTCCGTGATTCAGCTAATAGCTTGTGCAAG caatatatattacataaatGACAAGCTAGACAAGAGGACATGGACGTATATATTTGGAGCATGCTGCGCCACGACGGTGTTCATACCATCGTTTCATAACTATAGAATTTGGTCTTTTCTTGGGCTTGGAATGACCACTTACACGGCTTGGTACTTGACCATTGCAGCTGTTCTTCATGGCCAG GTTGAAGGGGTCCAACACTCGGGGCCAACCAAAATGGTGCTCTATTTCACTGGGGCAACCAATATACTGTACACCTTTGGTGGCCATGCTGTCACTGT GGAAATAATGGACGCTATGTGGAAGCCTCgaaagttcaaatttatttatttgatcgCCACTCTATACGTCTTCACATTGACAATCCCGTCCGCCACCGCCGTCTACTGGGCTTTCGGCGACCAACTCCTTACTCACTCCAAcgctttctctcttcttcccacCAACGGATGGCGCACCACAGCGATCATTCTCATGCTCATTCACCAG TTCATAACATTTGGGTTTGCTTGTACGCCGTTGTATTTCGTGTGGGAGAAAGTGATTGGAATGCACGAAACAAAGAGCATGTGTCTGAGGGCGCTTGCCCGATTACCGGTTGTGATACCCATTTGGTTTTTGGCtattattttccctttttttggACCCATCAACTCTGCGGTAGGGGCGCTTCTGGTTAGCTTCACCGTCTACATCATCCCCTCTTTAGCCCATATGCTCACTTTCAGATCTGCCTCTGCCCGACAG TATGACATGTCAAGAAAGTGTATGTTTTGGGTGCAGAATGCTGCAGAGAAACTTCCAATCTTCCTCCCTAGCTGGGCAGGCATGTATGTGGTGAACAGCTTTATAGTGGTGTGGGTCCTGGTCATTGGGTTTGGATTTGGAGGGTGGGCCAGCATGGCCAACTTCATCAAGCAAGTTGACACCTTTGGGCTTTTTGCAAAGTGCTACCAGTGTCCACCCCAGGGCTCAACAACAGCCcatcattga
- the LOC111793550 gene encoding auxin transporter-like protein 2 isoform X2 has product MDQTVNEQNERDHQEEKPNQAPLSFKSLLWHGGSVYDAWFSCASNQVAQVLLTLPYSFSQLGMLSGIIFQVFYGIIGSWTAYLISILYVEYRTRKEKENVSFKNHVIQWFEVLDGLLGPYWKAAGLAFNCTFLLFGSVIQLIACASNIYYINDKLDKRTWTYIFGACCATTVFIPSFHNYRIWSFLGLGMTTYTAWYLTIAAVLHGQVEGVQHSGPTKMVLYFTGATNILYTFGGHAVTVEIMDAMWKPRKFKFIYLIATLYVFTLTIPSATAVYWAFGDQLLTHSNAFSLLPTNGWRTTAIILMLIHQFITFGFACTPLYFVWEKVIGMHETKSMCLRALARLPVVIPIWFLAIIFPFFGPINSAVGALLVSFTVYIIPSLAHMLTFRSASARQNAAEKLPIFLPSWAGMYVVNSFIVVWVLVIGFGFGGWASMANFIKQVDTFGLFAKCYQCPPQGSTTAHH; this is encoded by the exons ATGGATCAAACTGTGAATGAACAAAACGAGAGGGATCATCAAGAAGAGAAGCCAAATCAAGCTCCATTGAGCTTCAAAAGCCTCCTCTGGCATGGAGGCTCTGTTTATGATGCTTGGTTCAGCTGCGCATCAAATCAG GTTGCTCAAGTTCTGTTAACGCTGCCATACTCTTTTTCTCAACTGGGTATGCTCTCAGGCATCATATTTCAAGTATTTTACGGCATCATTGGAAGCTGGACAGCCTATTTGATTAGCATTCTTTACGTTGAGTATCGAACTCGTAAGGAAAAAGAGAATGTCAGCTTCAAAAACCATGTCATTCAG TGGTTCGAAGTGCTGGATGGGCTGTTGGGGCCATACTGGAAGGCTGCTGGATTGGCTTTCAACTGcacttttcttctctttggaTCCGTGATTCAGCTAATAGCTTGTGCAAG caatatatattacataaatGACAAGCTAGACAAGAGGACATGGACGTATATATTTGGAGCATGCTGCGCCACGACGGTGTTCATACCATCGTTTCATAACTATAGAATTTGGTCTTTTCTTGGGCTTGGAATGACCACTTACACGGCTTGGTACTTGACCATTGCAGCTGTTCTTCATGGCCAG GTTGAAGGGGTCCAACACTCGGGGCCAACCAAAATGGTGCTCTATTTCACTGGGGCAACCAATATACTGTACACCTTTGGTGGCCATGCTGTCACTGT GGAAATAATGGACGCTATGTGGAAGCCTCgaaagttcaaatttatttatttgatcgCCACTCTATACGTCTTCACATTGACAATCCCGTCCGCCACCGCCGTCTACTGGGCTTTCGGCGACCAACTCCTTACTCACTCCAAcgctttctctcttcttcccacCAACGGATGGCGCACCACAGCGATCATTCTCATGCTCATTCACCAG TTCATAACATTTGGGTTTGCTTGTACGCCGTTGTATTTCGTGTGGGAGAAAGTGATTGGAATGCACGAAACAAAGAGCATGTGTCTGAGGGCGCTTGCCCGATTACCGGTTGTGATACCCATTTGGTTTTTGGCtattattttccctttttttggACCCATCAACTCTGCGGTAGGGGCGCTTCTGGTTAGCTTCACCGTCTACATCATCCCCTCTTTAGCCCATATGCTCACTTTCAGATCTGCCTCTGCCCGACAG AATGCTGCAGAGAAACTTCCAATCTTCCTCCCTAGCTGGGCAGGCATGTATGTGGTGAACAGCTTTATAGTGGTGTGGGTCCTGGTCATTGGGTTTGGATTTGGAGGGTGGGCCAGCATGGCCAACTTCATCAAGCAAGTTGACACCTTTGGGCTTTTTGCAAAGTGCTACCAGTGTCCACCCCAGGGCTCAACAACAGCCcatcattga